In the genome of Leptospira licerasiae serovar Varillal str. VAR 010, one region contains:
- a CDS encoding M3 family metallopeptidase: MSSSVLFREFPQIALSAQKEKVREKIQNTKKVLEEVLQKRDVVNYESVIRPLNDSMEELQEEFTVLSHLNSVKNSEETQEHYTEILPEITEFYTALGQNEELFKLYSEIYEKEKSRLDRPKNKVLEDAILQFKLGGVGLPEDKKNRLQEIQLRLSDLSNQFSQNLLDSTNSFEMKIESEEDVKEIPESDKALYKNEDGTYTFTLQFPSYNCYMTYGTNRSKREELYKAYVTRASGNGKILEEILAVRDESAKLLGYKNYAESSLATKVADSPEQVLDFLQRIGKLAKPVAEKEISKLKKFAETLGIPDFQAFDSAYVSEKLKKKDYNFDEELTRPYFEKNSVVKGTFAFLEKLLGLKFEKTNAPVWDPKTEVYHVKNGSEIIARLYLDLEARKDKQGGAWMNHWETRNKLSGKTILPSAFVICNFPPSKDGAPSLLNHSDVVTFFHEMGHALHHLCAKIEEPPVSGINGVEWDAVEFPSQFLENFAYEPEVLDFFAFHYETGKPMPKELAQKLKDTKNFLAAMGVVRQLEFGIFDIRIHLQKYSEEEVQNILDTVRKDVSVIFPPEYNKFQNGFGHIFSGGYAAGYYSYKWAELLAADAFFAFRSKGIFDEDLAAKYRTEILEKGGSENAMVLFKRFLGRDPEPDALLKLYDLVA; this comes from the coding sequence ATGAGTTCCTCAGTTTTATTCAGAGAATTTCCCCAAATAGCGCTTTCTGCCCAAAAGGAGAAGGTGAGAGAAAAGATACAAAACACTAAAAAGGTTTTGGAAGAAGTTTTACAAAAGAGGGATGTTGTAAATTACGAGTCCGTAATACGACCTCTGAACGATTCTATGGAAGAATTGCAGGAAGAGTTTACCGTACTTTCCCACCTAAATAGTGTTAAAAATAGCGAAGAAACACAAGAACACTATACTGAGATACTTCCTGAGATCACAGAGTTTTATACAGCACTAGGCCAAAACGAAGAATTATTCAAACTATATTCTGAAATTTACGAGAAGGAAAAATCCAGATTAGACAGACCTAAAAACAAGGTGCTGGAAGATGCAATCCTGCAGTTCAAATTAGGAGGAGTTGGACTTCCGGAAGATAAAAAAAATCGTCTTCAGGAAATTCAACTTAGGTTGTCGGATCTTTCCAACCAATTCTCTCAAAATTTATTGGATTCCACCAACTCTTTCGAAATGAAGATCGAATCTGAAGAAGATGTAAAGGAGATCCCTGAATCGGATAAGGCGTTGTACAAAAACGAGGACGGGACTTACACTTTCACTCTTCAGTTCCCAAGTTATAATTGTTATATGACTTACGGAACAAATCGCTCCAAAAGAGAGGAATTATACAAAGCATACGTAACCCGCGCTTCGGGAAACGGCAAAATTTTGGAAGAGATACTGGCTGTCCGAGATGAGTCCGCTAAATTATTAGGATATAAAAATTACGCAGAATCTTCTTTGGCGACCAAGGTTGCCGATTCTCCTGAGCAGGTGTTGGACTTCCTTCAAAGGATCGGAAAACTTGCCAAGCCGGTAGCAGAGAAGGAAATTTCCAAACTCAAAAAATTTGCAGAAACGCTTGGTATTCCGGATTTTCAAGCATTCGACAGCGCTTATGTTTCTGAAAAATTAAAGAAGAAGGACTATAATTTTGACGAAGAGCTGACTCGTCCTTATTTCGAAAAAAATTCTGTGGTAAAGGGAACTTTCGCCTTTTTGGAGAAATTATTAGGATTAAAATTTGAGAAGACGAACGCTCCCGTTTGGGATCCCAAAACGGAAGTGTATCATGTAAAAAACGGCTCCGAAATTATTGCCAGATTGTATTTGGATCTGGAAGCGAGAAAGGACAAACAGGGCGGCGCCTGGATGAATCATTGGGAAACTAGAAATAAACTTTCCGGTAAAACGATCCTTCCTTCCGCATTCGTTATTTGTAATTTTCCTCCTTCTAAGGATGGCGCTCCTTCTCTATTAAATCATTCCGATGTCGTAACATTCTTTCATGAGATGGGACATGCTCTCCATCATCTTTGCGCGAAAATTGAAGAACCTCCTGTGAGCGGGATCAACGGAGTAGAATGGGACGCAGTGGAATTTCCTTCTCAGTTTTTAGAAAATTTTGCGTATGAACCAGAGGTTTTAGATTTTTTTGCATTTCATTATGAAACGGGAAAACCTATGCCGAAAGAATTGGCGCAAAAATTAAAGGATACTAAAAACTTTTTGGCTGCGATGGGGGTGGTGAGGCAGCTAGAATTCGGGATTTTTGATATAAGGATCCATCTTCAAAAATATTCGGAGGAGGAAGTGCAAAATATTCTGGATACTGTGCGAAAGGATGTAAGCGTAATTTTTCCGCCCGAATATAACAAGTTCCAGAATGGTTTCGGTCATATTTTCTCAGGAGGATATGCAGCAGGTTATTATAGTTATAAATGGGCGGAACTTTTAGCAGCGGACGCGTTCTTTGCGTTTAGATCCAAGGGAATTTT
- the lsa23 gene encoding surface adhesion protein Lsa23 translates to MKSYLLIPLFILHLGCASPPLPIFQATEGICPKSDLFVLSQPEIDVQTGNDLVGIYCKANITPIGFEWEISLVFRDEIHPSSWKDFFYRIYRRIRYGRTYDIESFLVRLEPDGKTFQLDLKNVYSGDQLFQEDPVVHKDRVLFSSHLENRNSLPILYVNTWNHMFGEKDNNPELTKQEIQISEFRFGSRSQLDGYFGTY, encoded by the coding sequence ATGAAATCTTATCTTCTCATCCCACTATTCATTCTTCATTTGGGCTGCGCTAGTCCACCTCTGCCAATATTCCAAGCCACGGAAGGGATCTGTCCCAAGTCGGATCTTTTCGTTTTATCCCAACCTGAGATAGATGTGCAGACCGGCAACGATCTGGTAGGGATCTATTGTAAGGCAAATATCACTCCGATTGGATTCGAATGGGAGATCAGTTTGGTCTTTAGGGATGAGATCCATCCAAGCTCCTGGAAGGATTTTTTTTACAGGATTTACCGAAGGATCCGCTACGGTAGGACCTACGACATTGAGTCGTTCTTAGTTCGACTCGAGCCGGACGGTAAAACTTTTCAATTAGATCTAAAGAATGTTTATTCAGGAGACCAGCTCTTCCAAGAAGATCCGGTCGTCCATAAAGACAGGGTACTTTTTTCTTCTCATTTGGAAAATCGAAACTCTCTGCCGATCCTTTACGTAAATACCTGGAATCATATGTTTGGGGAGAAGGACAATAATCCGGAGCTTACGAAACAAGAGATCCAAATTTCGGAGTTTCGTTTCGGATCCAGAAGCCAACTGGACGGGTATTTCGGGACTTATTAA